One region of Acaryochloris thomasi RCC1774 genomic DNA includes:
- a CDS encoding type II toxin-antitoxin system HicA family toxin, producing the protein MKSRDIIARLKQEGWVLVNVKGSHQQFKHHEHKNRVTVPHPKKDIPKGTLRSIYRQAEWPWP; encoded by the coding sequence ATGAAGAGTCGTGATATTATCGCTAGACTCAAGCAAGAAGGTTGGGTGTTGGTTAATGTCAAAGGCAGTCATCAACAGTTCAAGCACCATGAGCACAAGAACCGAGTGACGGTTCCACATCCAAAGAAGGATATACCAAAGGGAACTCTGAGAAGTATTTATAGGCAGGCTGAGTGGCCGTGGCCTTAG
- a CDS encoding FAD-dependent oxidoreductase: protein MDKIVIIGAGPAGLLLAHYILRRGRYRVEIYERRPDPRLVKQSQQRTFPLTLQLRGMNAIRTIPGLEAALVEKGIWSRGAMLHRKTGSPRQIERKMPLLLTDRNQLIQVLLQQLVERHKESVTVTFDCPCISVEERAVTLQPQAGETFTVPFDQLVGADGARSQVREALENKGLLHSQQSVVPDVYKSLFVPRVSEDKTAELVADKIHTWSLGDGIRIIMAPQADDWLHGTLIFPPDKNPLESLNTNQDVLAYFRENCPQLGQLMTLDEAEALRLRPVSKLMTVSCDRMHVNNILMIGDAVHAVSASIGQGCNASLQDAQIFNECLDRYQDDWEQALPAFTAQRLPDVHALRELSNDGFPQSKRMRLEFIFRMTVGKKLKLPLKPLPIQLIMDSDLPYSEVLKQTEGWRKRVQQSMQTT, encoded by the coding sequence GTGGACAAGATTGTCATTATTGGAGCAGGTCCAGCCGGACTATTGCTGGCACACTATATTCTTCGTCGGGGACGCTACCGAGTTGAAATCTACGAACGCCGTCCCGACCCTCGTTTGGTGAAACAATCCCAGCAGCGAACGTTCCCTCTAACGCTGCAGTTGAGGGGAATGAATGCAATTCGTACGATTCCTGGCCTAGAAGCGGCACTCGTCGAGAAAGGGATTTGGTCCCGAGGGGCTATGCTCCACCGTAAAACAGGCAGTCCTCGCCAGATCGAACGCAAAATGCCTCTGTTGCTAACGGATCGCAACCAGTTAATTCAGGTTCTGCTGCAACAGCTTGTTGAGCGCCACAAGGAATCCGTGACGGTCACGTTTGATTGCCCTTGTATCAGTGTGGAAGAACGAGCCGTGACGCTTCAGCCTCAAGCCGGAGAAACCTTTACTGTTCCGTTTGATCAATTGGTGGGGGCTGATGGTGCCCGATCTCAAGTACGCGAGGCGTTAGAGAACAAGGGGTTGCTGCATTCTCAGCAAAGCGTGGTCCCTGATGTTTATAAGTCTCTATTTGTCCCTAGGGTGAGCGAGGATAAAACGGCTGAACTGGTGGCGGACAAGATTCATACCTGGAGTTTGGGCGATGGGATTCGCATCATTATGGCTCCCCAAGCCGATGACTGGCTGCACGGCACGCTGATCTTTCCGCCGGATAAGAATCCGCTGGAGTCGTTGAACACCAATCAGGATGTGTTGGCTTATTTTCGAGAGAACTGTCCGCAACTGGGGCAATTGATGACGTTGGATGAGGCCGAGGCGCTGCGTCTGCGTCCGGTGTCAAAATTGATGACTGTTAGTTGCGATCGCATGCACGTCAACAACATCTTGATGATTGGTGACGCTGTTCATGCCGTCTCTGCCTCTATTGGGCAAGGCTGCAACGCATCTCTACAGGACGCACAGATATTTAACGAATGCCTAGATCGATACCAAGACGACTGGGAGCAAGCTCTACCGGCCTTTACAGCCCAACGGCTACCCGATGTTCATGCCCTACGAGAACTATCGAACGACGGTTTTCCGCAGTCAAAACGAATGAGGCTAGAATTCATCTTCCGGATGACAGTGGGTAAAAAACTGAAGCTGCCCCTCAAGCCCCTGCCGATACAGCTAATTATGGATAGTGATTTGCCATATTCAGAAGTCCTCAAACAGACTGAGGGCTGGAGAAAACGAGTGCAGCAGTCGATGCAAACGACCTAA
- a CDS encoding type II toxin-antitoxin system HicB family antitoxin: MRYPIVVHKDSDSDYGVTVPDIPGCFSAGDTLDTAIENAIEAIECHVEGLLIDGEDIPQPGFAEVHHQNPDFEGGTWAIASVDLSKLSGKAKRINITVPERLLTKIDAKATELGENRSNFLVTAAMEYMSKSV; the protein is encoded by the coding sequence ATGCGATATCCGATTGTTGTTCATAAAGATTCTGATAGCGATTACGGTGTAACGGTGCCAGATATTCCCGGTTGTTTCTCGGCTGGAGACACACTCGATACAGCGATTGAGAATGCTATTGAAGCAATTGAGTGTCACGTTGAAGGACTGTTAATCGACGGTGAAGATATTCCTCAGCCTGGATTCGCAGAGGTCCATCATCAAAATCCTGATTTTGAAGGCGGGACTTGGGCGATCGCATCAGTTGATTTGTCCAAGCTTTCGGGTAAAGCCAAGCGAATCAATATCACTGTGCCTGAAAGGTTGCTGACCAAGATTGATGCTAAGGCTACTGAGCTAGGAGAAAATCGCTCTAATTTCCTGGTAACAGCAGCAATGGAATATATGAGTAAGTCTGTTTAA